In Polaribacter pacificus, the genomic window AAGATCTCAATCCAGAAAGAGCATTTACCACCTCTAAGGTAGGTGATTTTATCGCTGACTATATAGAAAACCAACAAGACAGCAATATGAATTTCATGAATATTCATATGGGCCAAAGCACTATTATCTGATAACCTTGAGATATTAGTTTATTTGAATAAAGAGTGTTACCAAGTTGGTAACACTCTTTTTAATTTGGAAATTTCTCTTTAATTTGAGCTAAGTATAAATTGTGTATGCTTCCTATATGGCTGTGTTTTTTAGTGATATCAGGCTCATAAGTACCCGCCTCTACTTTTGCTCCAATTTCTTTGTAGGCATCTCTAAAAGGCATTCCGCTTAGCATTAAATTATTGATGTTGTCTACCGTAAACAAGTATTTATACTTTTCATCCATAGGATTTACTTCGTTGACAATCACTTGCTGGATAGCAAAATTAAAAATATCTAAAAGCTCTTTTACCTCTTCTATAGCAATGACCATATGCTCTTTAAGCAATTGGTAATCTCTGTGATAACCACTCGGTAAATTATTGGTAATTAAAATCATTTCGGTTTGCAATGCTTGAATTTTATTTGATTTTCCTCGAATCAGTTCAAACACATCTGGGTTCTTTTTATGAGGCATAATACTGCTCCCCGTTGTTAATGCATCTGGAAAGCTTATAAATCCAAAATTCTGACTGGTATACAAACAGATATCCATGGCAAATCTTGCCAAGGTATTACACAAACTTCCCAAGGCTGCTGCAACAGTTCTTTCACTTTTACCTCTGCTCATTTGGGCTGCAACTACGTTGTACTTAAGGCTAGCAAAGCCTAGCTCTTGGGTGGTAAAATCTCTGTCGATAGGAAACGAACTACCGTAACCTGCCGCAGAGCCTAGTGGATTTTGATCTACCGTTTGCAAGGCTGCGTTTAACAAATATACATCGTCTATTAAAAGCTCTGCATAGGCAGAAAACCACAAGCCAAAAGAAGATGGCATGGCCACCTGCAAATGGGTATAGCCCGGCAATAATTTTTCTTGATGCTGATCTGCTAAATTTATTAAGGTCTCAAAAAATGTGGCTGTTTGTGTTTTAATTTGCTGCAAATGATCTTTGTAATACAAATGCAGTGCAACCAAAACCTGATCGTTTCTAGACCTAGCGGTATGGATTTTTTTGCCAACGGCTCCATAGCTCTTGGTCAACTCAAACTCAATCTTGGAGTGCACATCCTCAAAATGGGACTCAATGACAAAAGTACCCGCTTCTATTTGTCCTTGCAAAGCTGATAAACCTTTGATGGCTTGGCTTAATTCTTCTTCAGAAATCAGCCCTACTTTTTGTAGCATTTTTGCATGTGCTAAAGATGCCTGAACATCGTACTTAGCAATGTGTATGTCTATTTCACGATCGTTCCCTACTGTAAATTTTTCTATTTTTTTATCTATTGATATTCCTTTGTCCCAAAGTTTCATCTCTATTTCTTTTTTTTCATTCCCTTAAAAACGGGAATCTTAGTATTAATAATTTACTGTTTTAACTGCTACATCAGCTGCAAAATGACAGCTACTTCACAATCACGCGATTTAATAATTCTATATAGATTTCTATACCTTCTTTTAGCTCATCCAAATAAATAAACTCATCTGCAGAATGCGACCTTGTGCTATCTCCTGGTCCTAATTTTAAGGAAGGACAAGACAAAACTGATTGATCAGAGAGCGTGGGTGAGCCATAGGTTGTTCTTCCTAAAGCAAGGCCTGCTTTTACCAATTGATGCTCCTTAGAAATGGCCGATGAATTTAAATTTGTGCTTCTAGGCAGCATGCTATCACAAGGAGCTGATTCTTGCAAAATGGTTACAATCTCCTTATTGGTATAGGCATCATTTACCCGTACATCGATAACCAACTTTACATCTGCAGGCACTGCATTGTGCTGTTTTCCTGCCTGTATCTGAGTCACCGTCATTTTAACTGGGCCCAAGGTTTCAGAGTCTTTTTCAAATTGAAAATTTTGAAACCAATCCAATACAGGAATGCATTTATAAATGGCATTGTCTAAATTAGGATGTGCTGCATGACTTGGGGTGCCCTTAACAAGCACATCAAAAACAACCAAGCCTTTTTCTGCTATTGCCAAGTTCATTAAGGTTGGCTCTCCTACAATGGCAACATCAATTTTTGGAAGTATAGATAACATGCTATTTAAACCATTCGGCCCACTACTTTCTTCTTCGGCTGAGGCCACCATCACCAAATTGTACCGAAGCTCTTTGTGCTTGTAAAAATGAGCAAAAGTGGCGAGTAAAGAAACCAAGCAGCCGCCTGCATCATTACTCCCTAATCCATAAAGTTTTCCGTCTTCTTCGATCGCTTCAAATGGATTTTTGGTGTATCCAGAATTGGGTTTTACTGTGTCGTGATGCGAATTTAACAGCAGTGTTGGCTTCTTCGGATCAAAAAATTGATTGATTGCCCAAACATTATTGACTGTTCGATGATAAGCAATCTTTTGTTTTGTAAACCACTGCTCAATTAAAAGTGCAGTAGCCGCTTCTTCTGATGAAAAAGACGGGGTTGCTATCAACTGCTTTAAAAGCAATATCGCTTCTTGTGTGTTCTGTGTAGTGTCCATTAATTTTCTAATATTGTGTGTATGGTTTCTGGCTCAAATATCATGGAAGGCAAGCCTATCTCTATTTTTTGAACCCCATTTTCTAAAGCGTAAAAACAATTTTCCAGTTTAGGAATCATCCCATCTACGATGTATTTAGCATCTACTAATTCTTTAAAAGTAGCTGCTGTAATTTTTCTAATCACAGAGTTTTCATCATCCTTGTCTCTAAGCACTCCTTTTTTATCAAAACAATAATACAAGGCTGTCTTGTAATTTTTAGAAAAGGCCAGTGCAAGTTCTGAGGCAATGGTATCTGCATTGGTGTTTAACAATTGCCCTTCTTCATTGTGTGTGATGGCGCAAAACACAGGAGTGATTCCATGACCTAAAAGCAGTTCTGGAACCTTTAAATCAACTTTTTTGACATCTCCTACATAGCCAAAATCAATCGTTTTAACGGGTCTTTGCACTGCTACAACAGCATTGCCATCGGCTCCTGAAAAACCAACAGCATTGCATTGATTTGCTTGCAATTTTGCAATAATTGTTTTGTTTATCTGTCCTGCATAAACCATGGTTACAATCTCTAGACTTGGCAAATCTGTAATTCGTCTGCCATGAGTCATTTGAACCTCAACACCCATTTGAAGAGCTAATTTACTGGCTAGTTTTCCTCCACCATGCACCAAAACCTTCGGACCTTGTAACTTTGAAAAGTTCACTAAAAAATCATCCAAAGCTTGTGGATCATCAATAATATTACCTCCTATTTTTACTATTCTTACCGTATCCATTATTGATTTTCTAAGAGGTTTTTTAATACGATTTGAGCCGCATAGGTTCTGTTGTTTGCCTGGGCTATTACCAATGAATTTGGTCCATCCAAAACAGCATCCTCTACCACTACGTTTCTTCTCACTGGCAAACAATGCATAAACTTTGCAGTGCCTAGTTTTTCTTGGGTCATCATCCATGTTGGATCCTGAGAAAGTACCTGACCATAAGATTGAAAACTACTCCAGTTTTTGACATAGACAAAATCGGCATCTCTAAGTGCTTCTTCTTGATCATAGATAACTGTAGTGTTCTTTACAACAGCATCGCTTAGTTCATATCCTTTTGGATGGCTAATACAAAGATCTACCTCTAACAGTTGCATCATTTGCACAAATGAATTTGCTACTGCGTGGGGCAATGCCTTTGGATGCGGTGCCCAAGACAGTACTACTTTTGGCTTTTTCTTGCCTGAAAACTCTTTTAAAGTAATGGCATCTGCTAAGGCTTGCAATGGGTGAGCCGTAGCACTTTCCATATTGACAATCGGCACAGAAGCATACTTTTGAAAACTGCTTAAGACCATTTCTTGCAGGTCTTTTTCTTTATCTGTTAACGAAGCAAATGCTCTGATCGCAATACAATCTGCGTATTGAGAAATTACTTGAGCAGCTTCTTTTACATGCTCAGATGCAGTCAAGTTCATAATGGTTCCCTCTTCAAATTCTAACTCCCAGGCTGCATTCACATTCATAACGATTACCTGCATTCCTAGGTTTCTGGCGGCCTTTTCTGTGCTCAATCGCGTACGCAAACTCGCGTTGAAAAACAGCATAACCAAAGTCTTGTTTTTCCCTAAATCTAAAAATTGATAAGGATTCTTTTTTAATTGAATGGCCTCATTTACCAAGGCTTCAATGTTATCTATGTCTTGTAAATCTGTATATTTTTTCATGGGTACTACTTTTAATCTCAGCTGCGCTAAGGTTTAGCTATCGAGTTCTTTAATTAAGGCTTGAAAAAAATGATCTATATGTTCTTTTTTAATCGTTAGCGGAGGAAGAATTCTCAACAGTTTTGGATTGTTTGAGCTCCCCGTAAAAATATGCTGGGTATCAATGAGTTTTTTTCTCAAAGCAGCCACTGGAAAATCAAATTCTAAGCCCAACATTAGACCTCTTCCTTTGATATTTTTTACAGAAGCCAATTGAGCTGCTTTCTCCATAAAATACGCTGAGACTTCAGAAACATTTTTCATTAATTGCTCTTCTTCTAGAACTTCTAAAACACTCAATGCAGCTGCACAGGCCAAGTGGTTTCCTCCAAAGGTGGTGCCCAACAACCCATAAGAAGCCTCAATACCAGGCCCTATTAAAATCCCTCCAATTGGAAAACCATTGCCCATTCCTTTGGCTACAGAAATTATGTCTGGTCGTATTTGATGTTTTTGAAAAGCAAAGAAATCTCCTGTTCTACCATAACCCGATTGCACCTCGTCGGCTATAAATAATGCACTGTATTGTTTGCATAATTTTGCTAAGCCTTGATAAAACTGAGTGCTGCTTTCATCCAAGCCCCCAACTCCCTGTATGCACTCTACGATTACTGCACAGGTCTGTTCTTTCTTTAAAATTTCTTCGACAGAAAGCAAATCTCCAAGTGCAACAAAATCAACCTGATGTTGGGCATTTAACGGAGCTACAATTTTTGGGTTATCGGTTACAGCCACCGCCGATGAAGTTCTTCCGTGAAAAGAGTTGTTAAAAGCCAGTACCTTCTTTTTACCTGTGTAGAAAGAGGCAAGTTTTAATGCATTTTCATTGGCTTCTGCACCAGAATTACACAAAAACAATTCATACTCTTCACAAGCAGACAGTGCTCCTAATTTTTGAGCCAACACCTCTTGTAATGGGTTTTGTATTGAGTTGCTATAAAAGCCCAATTTACTCACTTGCTCACGTAGCTTTTTTACATACGTTGGATGCGAATGTCCAATAGAAATGACCGCATGCCCTCCGTACAAATCTAAATATTTGATGCCCTGATCATCATAAACATAAACATCTTTTGCACTAAGAGGTGTGATGTCAAATAAGGGATATACATTAAATAGTTTCATGAGTTTCGTTTTAAAAATAGTTAGCTTTTAATTGAATTCCTTCTTTTTCTTCCAAGCCAAACATCAAATTCATGTTCTGAACAGCCTGTCCAGATGCTCCTTTTAATAAGTTGTCTATACAGCTAGTAATTAACAATTGCTGGTTGTGCTTTTGTAGATTGATCAAACACTTGTTGGTATTTACCACCTGCTTTAGATGAATTTCTTCATCAGAAACCTGTGTAAATGCCGCCTCTTTATAAAAAGAGTTGTACAAGTCTTTCGCCTCTGCTAAAGTCCCATCAAAAGTGGTGTATAGGGTTGCAAAAATCCCTCTAGAAAAATTACCTCTGTTTGGGATAAAATAGAGTTCTGATTTGTTGTTAAGCTGATGAATGGTTTGATTAATTTCTCCCAAATGCTGATGTGAAAAAGCCTTGTAATGAGAAAAATTATTGTCTCTCCATGTAAAATGTGTCGATGCCGATAAGCTTGTCCCTGCTCCAGTTGCTCCAGTAACTGCATTTATATGTACCTCATTTTGCAATAGCTGTGCCTTTGCTAGTGGAAGCAAAGCCAATTGAATGGCCGTAGCAAAACAACCAGGATTTGCTATGTATTGAGCATTTTTAATGGCCTCTTTTTGCAGTTCAGGCAACCCATACACAAAGCTTTTGTTTTCAAAAACGGCATCCTCGGTAAGTCTAAAATCATTGCTTAAATCAATAATTTTGGTGCTAGAAGAAAAATGATTTTCAGCCAAAAACGCTTTTGAGTTTCCATGACCTAAACACAAGAACAAGACATCAACAGTACTGTTAATCTCATCCGAAAATTTAAGATTGGTTTCTCCATACAAATCTTGATGAACGCTTGCTATTTTGTTTCCGGCATTTGAAGTACTGTATACAAAATTGATGTGCACTTTTGGATGCCCTATCAAAATTCGAATCAATTCTCCAGCAGTATATCCTGCTCCACCGATAATTCCTACTTCTATCATGATTTTGAGTTTACTTGTTGGTAAATCTTATTTTGATTGGCTACAATCTTGATAAATCCTTTAGCCTCATCTGCTGTCCAAGCCAAATTCATCTCTCCATAACTTCCAAAAGCAGGGTTCATTAAATCGTGTAAAGATTCAATCCCTTGTATGCTAAAGTGGTAAGGTTTTAGACTTACAAAAACAGTACCTGTAACCGCCTCTTGACTGTTTTGTAAAAAGGCTTCAATATCTCTCATCACAGGATCTAAATAATGCCCTTCGTGTAAGTGCATTCCATAATAACTTGACAGATGTTCTTTATGCTGCAATTGCCATTTGGTTAAGCAGTGTTTTTCTAACTGATGATGGGCTTTGATACAAACCAATGCGGCAGCAGCCTCAAAACCCACTCTTCCTTTGATACCCACAATAGTATCACCCACGTGAATATCTCTACCTATTGCATAGGCAGCAGCCAAATCATTTAAATAGGCAATGTTTTTTTCTGGTGATTGAGCAAAGTCATTTACCTGCACCAATTGTCCTTTTTCAAAACCGAGCTTTACGTGTTCTGAACCTTCTTTTTGAAGTTGAGAAGGATAGGCAGAATCTGGTAAAGGGTCTTTTGAGTTTAAGGTTTCTTCTCCTCCAATGCTGGTACCCCAAAGCCCTTTGTTTACAGAGTATTTTGCCTTGGCCCAAGACATTTCTATACCGTGATCTTGCAAATAAGCAATCTCTTCTTGTCTGGACAATTGCTGATCTCTGATAGGTGTAACAATGGTGATTTCTGGAGCTAAAATCTGAAAAATCATATCAAAACGCACCTGATCATTCCCTGCCCCTGTACTTCCGTGTGCAATATGACTGGCCTTTATTTTTTTGGCATAATCAACAATTTTAATGGCTTGAATGATTCTTTCTGCACTAACAGAAAGTGGATAACTATTGTTTTTTAAAACGTTTCCAAAGATTAAAAACTTGATTACTTTTTGATAATACTCAGAAATTGCATCAATATTTACATAGCTACTCACACCCATTTTATAAGCGTTTTTTTCAATTTTATGAAGCTCTTCTGAAGTAAAACCTCCTGTATTGACACTCACTGCGTGTACTTCAAATCCTTGGTCTTTTGTTAAGTGAACTGCACAATATGATGTGTCTAGACCACCGCTATAGGCTAAAACTAATTTTTTCATTTTTTTTCTTTTAGTAAGAATAGGTTTTGCTTGATACTTTTTAGTCTCTTAAACACCGATTCTTTGATTTTTCTAATCTCTTTATTTTTTGCTTTTGGATCATATAACATCCCTGTACACAAACACATTTTTTGCTGAGTTCGCTGTAAAACATCGTAGTTTTTACAGGTTTGACAACCGTTCCAAAAAGATTGATCTGTAGTCAGTTCTGAAAAAGTTACAGGTTTGTAACCCAGTTGACTGTTTAATTTCATTACAGCCAGACCTGTAGTAATGCTAAAAACTTTTGCGTTTGGAAATTTGGCTCTTGAGTGCTCAAAAACAACTTTTTTAATTCTTTTTGACAAGCCAATCCCTCTATAATCTGGATGTACAATCAAGCCCGAGTTGGCAACAAAATTGCCGTGACTCCAAGCTTCGATATAACAAAATCCAGCAAACTTATCTCCATCCAAAGCAATGACGGCATTGCCGTTTTCTAGCTTTGTCATGATGTATTCTGGTTTTCGCTTTGCGATTCCAGTGCCTCTTACCAAGGCCGCTTCGTCAATGGTTTGACAAATAATGTCTGCATATTTTCCATGCGACATATTAGCAATAACAACCTTCATTGAAATTGATTTTTTAATGGATACTAAATGTTTTGAAAAGTTTCTTGAGTGGAGAACCGGACTCACCTGGGTTCTATAAAGATATTCGCCCTACGGGCGACGACTAAAGCGAATGCGCGTCGAATTCTTCTTGTTGTTTAAAACAAAAGAAAAAGAAGATAATGTGATAAGGGTATATAATGTGTTCAATGGAAAAAAATAAAAATTGCGTATAAGATCAGTGGGTTTGGTTCTACTTAACAGCGGCGGCGTAAGCGAACGAAACTACGAAGAGCGATCGAGCGATTTTTATTTTTGTTTGAAATCATGCCACAAATGTATACATAATTTAAATATGTGCAACAAGTACTTAAAAAAAATTACAAAATATAATTAGTATTTACAAAATTGGATTGATTGCTTTCTAGTAAATCCGTTAGAATAGCATCATTAGCCTCGTTACTTCTAAAGGCTACCAAGGTTCTAATTGAAAATGTTCGCAAGGCATCATGAACACTCAGGGTACTCACAGCAGAATCTTTTCTTCCAACAAAAGGGAAAACATCCGGGCCTCTTTGACATTTGGTATTGATATTTACTCTACACACTTGATTGACCAAAGAATCAATCAAAGGAGCTAAAGAACTGGCATTCTTACTAAACAGACTAACCTGTTGCCCATAATTGGACTCTGAAATATAGTCTAGCGGTTCTTGAATATCAGAAAATGAAACAATCGGCACAACAGGACCAAATTGCTCTTCTTCATACACTCTCATTTTGTTATTTACAGGATACAACACTGCTGGGTTGACAAAACTTTTAAGGCTGTCTCCTCCGCCTTTGTTAAGGACAACGGCTCCAAGATTAAGTGCATCGTCTATTAATTCTTTAATATATGCAGGCTTGGTTGGTTCTGGCAAAGGAGTGATGTTTACATCAGAATCCCAAGGCAATCCTACAGTTAATTTGGCTAATTCTTCTACAAACTTTTGATTAAATTCTTGTACAACATCTTCATGCACAAAAAGTATTTTTAAGGCCGTACAACGCTGACCATTAAATGCCAAAGCGCCTAATAAGCATTCTTTTACTGCTAGATCTATATCGCTATCTGGCAATACGATTCCTGGGTTTTTAGCCTCAAGACCTAACACCAAACGCAATCTATTTTTCTTTGGATGGTACTCTTGTAAAATATTAGCAGACTTGCTATTACCTATCAATGCCAGGACATCTACTTTTCCTGATTTCATAATTGGAGTCGCTAGGGTTCTACCGCTTCCATAAATTAGATTTACAACGCCTTTTGGAAAACAGGTTTGAAATGCTTTTAACAAAGGAGATAAAAGTAAAATACCATGTCTTGCTGGCTTAAAAATGGTTGTATTTCCCATGATTAACGCTGGAATCAACAGGCAGAAAGTTTCATTTAATGGGTAATTATAAGGGCTTAAACACAGAACCACTCCTAAGGGGCCTCTTCTTATCTGTGCGTAAATTCCATCGCTCTTTTGAACTTTAGAATCTGCTCTATCCATTGCTTTTAAAGCAACAATGGTATCATTAATATACTCAATAGTTCTGTCAAATTCATTACAAGATTCATTGTAGGGTTTGCCAATTTCCCACATCAATAATTTAACCACCTCATCGCGGGTTTCTAACATCATTTCTGCAAATTTCTCCACACAAGAAATGCGTTCTTCTACCTTCATTGTTGCCCAGGCTCCACGCCCTTTATCGTAAGCAGTATATGCTGACTCTAAAGCCTCTAAGGCTTCTTTTTTACCTAAATCAGGGATGCTACCAATTGATTTTTGCACAAGTGTGCCCTCTGGAGTAGCTTCAAAAATAGGAGAGACAATCTCAGTAAATTTTCCTTCCCACTTTTTTAAAGATCCATTGACCAAATACCGATCTTGGATGTACGGTACATTGATTCTAAATTCTTCTGGTATTGAGCTATTTGTAAATAAATTTTTCAATAGAAAATTTGTATTAAATTTTATGCAAGTTATATCAAAAATTGAAATAAATCAGGTTTATCGTTTAAATAATCACCATAAAAATTCATTTTTTTCATCCGCATTAAGAGCGGTTGTAGATGATCTTTGTGCTTTAATTCTACACCCACAATTGCAGGACCATCTTCTCTGCTGTGCTTTTTAGCATATTCAAAATAGGTAATATCATCTTGCTCTCCTAACACGTGGACTACAAACTCTTTTAATGCACCTGCTCGTTGTGGAAATCGAATGATAAAATAATGCTTTAGACCATTATAAAGCATGGCTCTCTCCTTAATTTCTGGAGTTCTGGTAATATCATTATTACTACCACTAACGATACAGACCACGGTCTTTCCTTTTATCTCATCTGCATAGCTATCTAAGGCCGCCAAAGTTAATGCTCCGGCAGGCTCAACGACAATGGCATCTTTGCTATATAGATCCAAAATGGTTTGACACACTTTCCCTTCTGGAACCGTCATCATAGCATCGAGGTTTTTTTTACATATTTCATAAGTTAGAGCGCCGACTTGCTGAACTGCCGCTCCATCTACAAATTTATCGATGCTAGAAAGTCGAACATTGCTTCCTTGTGCAAGAGCAGTTTTCATTGAAGCCGCTCCTTCTGGCTCGACTCCAATAATTTTGGTGTTGGGTGAAAGCATTTTAAAAACCGATGAAAGCCCAGAGGCCAAGCCTCCACCACCAACAGGAATAAAAACATAATCGATTGGTTCTTTTGTCTGCTCTAAAATTTCTAAACCAACCGTGGCTTGCCCTTCGATAATTTTAGGGTCATCAAAGGGATGAACAAATGTTTTTCCTTGGGTTTCACAAGTAAATGCGGCTTCTTTTTGAGCATCATCAAAAGTGTCTCCAACCAAGGCTACCGTCACATATTTCCCTCCAAACATTTTTACTTGATCTAACTTTTGTTTTGGAGTTGGCGTTGGCATAAAAATAGTTCCGTAAATCTTTAACTTTTGACAGGCAAAAGCAACACCTTGTGCGTGATTCCCTGCACTGGCACAGACAATTCCTTTTTGCAATTCTTCTTCTGTTAATGAACTAATTTTATGATATGCTCCGCGAATTTTATACGAGCGAACTTGTTGTAAATCTTCTCTTTTCAACAAAACAGTTGCATCAAGTTTTCTAGAATAATTAATGTTTTGTGACAAAGGAGTTACTGTCACTACATCTTTTAATGAAGTGACAGCTCTTTGAATATCTTCTAATTTTGGGTAATATGTTGATGTTTGTATGTTCATTTTTTGTATTTCAATATAATGTCATTTCGAAATGAGCATTTTTGCGATTGAGAAATCTGCCAATTGTCAGATTAATAATATCTTTTTTTATTTTATTTAAGAGATTTCTCATCGCTCCTATCGTTGCTCTGACCAAATGACAACAACTTTTAAAGTTGTGTCATCGCAGTCATTGAAGCCCGTAAAACAGCTCCAACTTTTTCTACTTCGTGTTCCCTAATCACTTTATTTACAGCAATTAATCGTTGATTACCTACCTGGTTTCCTGCGCTAAACTTTGCACCAATAACATCAGTTTTTACTGTTTTCATAAAGTCCTTTAATAAGGGTTTACAAGCGTGATCAAACAAATAACAACCGTATTCTGCCGTGTCAGAAATCACACGATTCATTTCGTATAACTTTTTACGTGCAATGGTATTTGCGATTAAAGGAGTTTCATGCAACGATTCATAATAAGCTGATTCTGCAATAATCCCTGAGGCAGTCATTGTTTCAAAGGCCAACTCTACACCTGATCTAACAAAGGCGACCAATAAAGTACCGTGATCAAAATATTCTTGTTCTGGAATTTCTTGGCTGGTTACCGCTGTTTTTTCGAAAGCAGTTTCACCAGTTTCTGCTCTCCAGCTCAACAAGTTTTTATCCTCATTAGCCCAGTCTTCCATCATGGTTTTTGAAAAATGACCAGACATAATATCATCCATGTGTTTTTGAAATAAAGGACGCATAATCTCTTTTAAGCGTTCAGAAATTTCAAAGGCTTTAATTTTTGCTGGGTTTGATAAACGGTCCATCATATTGGTAATTCCTCCGTGCTTTAGAGCCTCTGTTATGGTCTCCCATCCATACTGAATTAGCTTTGCGGCATAACCTGGCTCAATGCCTTCTTCTACCATTTTATCAAAAGACAATATTGCTCCAGTTTGCAAGACTCCACATAAAATGGTTTGTTCTCCCATCAAATCTGATTTTACCTCTGCCACAAAAGACGATTGCAAGACTCCTGCTTTATGTCCACCAGTTGCCACAGCATAGGCTTTTGCTTGCTTCAAGCCTTTTCCTTGTGGATCATTTTCTGGATGCACAGCAATTAATGTTGGCACTCCAAAGCCTCTTTTGTACTCTTCTCTTACTTCAGAACCTGGACATTTGGGCGCAACCATTATC contains:
- the argH gene encoding argininosuccinate lyase, which produces MKLWDKGISIDKKIEKFTVGNDREIDIHIAKYDVQASLAHAKMLQKVGLISEEELSQAIKGLSALQGQIEAGTFVIESHFEDVHSKIEFELTKSYGAVGKKIHTARSRNDQVLVALHLYYKDHLQQIKTQTATFFETLINLADQHQEKLLPGYTHLQVAMPSSFGLWFSAYAELLIDDVYLLNAALQTVDQNPLGSAAGYGSSFPIDRDFTTQELGFASLKYNVVAAQMSRGKSERTVAAALGSLCNTLARFAMDICLYTSQNFGFISFPDALTTGSSIMPHKKNPDVFELIRGKSNKIQALQTEMILITNNLPSGYHRDYQLLKEHMVIAIEEVKELLDIFNFAIQQVIVNEVNPMDEKYKYLFTVDNINNLMLSGMPFRDAYKEIGAKVEAGTYEPDITKKHSHIGSIHNLYLAQIKEKFPN
- a CDS encoding M20 family metallo-hydrolase, with product MDTTQNTQEAILLLKQLIATPSFSSEEAATALLIEQWFTKQKIAYHRTVNNVWAINQFFDPKKPTLLLNSHHDTVKPNSGYTKNPFEAIEEDGKLYGLGSNDAGGCLVSLLATFAHFYKHKELRYNLVMVASAEEESSGPNGLNSMLSILPKIDVAIVGEPTLMNLAIAEKGLVVFDVLVKGTPSHAAHPNLDNAIYKCIPVLDWFQNFQFEKDSETLGPVKMTVTQIQAGKQHNAVPADVKLVIDVRVNDAYTNKEIVTILQESAPCDSMLPRSTNLNSSAISKEHQLVKAGLALGRTTYGSPTLSDQSVLSCPSLKLGPGDSTRSHSADEFIYLDELKEGIEIYIELLNRVIVK
- the argB gene encoding acetylglutamate kinase, with amino-acid sequence MDTVRIVKIGGNIIDDPQALDDFLVNFSKLQGPKVLVHGGGKLASKLALQMGVEVQMTHGRRITDLPSLEIVTMVYAGQINKTIIAKLQANQCNAVGFSGADGNAVVAVQRPVKTIDFGYVGDVKKVDLKVPELLLGHGITPVFCAITHNEEGQLLNTNADTIASELALAFSKNYKTALYYCFDKKGVLRDKDDENSVIRKITAATFKELVDAKYIVDGMIPKLENCFYALENGVQKIEIGLPSMIFEPETIHTILEN
- a CDS encoding N-acetylornithine carbamoyltransferase, which produces MKKYTDLQDIDNIEALVNEAIQLKKNPYQFLDLGKNKTLVMLFFNASLRTRLSTEKAARNLGMQVIVMNVNAAWELEFEEGTIMNLTASEHVKEAAQVISQYADCIAIRAFASLTDKEKDLQEMVLSSFQKYASVPIVNMESATAHPLQALADAITLKEFSGKKKPKVVLSWAPHPKALPHAVANSFVQMMQLLEVDLCISHPKGYELSDAVVKNTTVIYDQEEALRDADFVYVKNWSSFQSYGQVLSQDPTWMMTQEKLGTAKFMHCLPVRRNVVVEDAVLDGPNSLVIAQANNRTYAAQIVLKNLLENQ
- a CDS encoding aspartate aminotransferase family protein; amino-acid sequence: MKLFNVYPLFDITPLSAKDVYVYDDQGIKYLDLYGGHAVISIGHSHPTYVKKLREQVSKLGFYSNSIQNPLQEVLAQKLGALSACEEYELFLCNSGAEANENALKLASFYTGKKKVLAFNNSFHGRTSSAVAVTDNPKIVAPLNAQHQVDFVALGDLLSVEEILKKEQTCAVIVECIQGVGGLDESSTQFYQGLAKLCKQYSALFIADEVQSGYGRTGDFFAFQKHQIRPDIISVAKGMGNGFPIGGILIGPGIEASYGLLGTTFGGNHLACAAALSVLEVLEEEQLMKNVSEVSAYFMEKAAQLASVKNIKGRGLMLGLEFDFPVAALRKKLIDTQHIFTGSSNNPKLLRILPPLTIKKEHIDHFFQALIKELDS
- the argC gene encoding N-acetyl-gamma-glutamyl-phosphate reductase, with amino-acid sequence MIEVGIIGGAGYTAGELIRILIGHPKVHINFVYSTSNAGNKIASVHQDLYGETNLKFSDEINSTVDVLFLCLGHGNSKAFLAENHFSSSTKIIDLSNDFRLTEDAVFENKSFVYGLPELQKEAIKNAQYIANPGCFATAIQLALLPLAKAQLLQNEVHINAVTGATGAGTSLSASTHFTWRDNNFSHYKAFSHQHLGEINQTIHQLNNKSELYFIPNRGNFSRGIFATLYTTFDGTLAEAKDLYNSFYKEAAFTQVSDEEIHLKQVVNTNKCLINLQKHNQQLLITSCIDNLLKGASGQAVQNMNLMFGLEEKEGIQLKANYF
- a CDS encoding argininosuccinate synthase translates to MKKLVLAYSGGLDTSYCAVHLTKDQGFEVHAVSVNTGGFTSEELHKIEKNAYKMGVSSYVNIDAISEYYQKVIKFLIFGNVLKNNSYPLSVSAERIIQAIKIVDYAKKIKASHIAHGSTGAGNDQVRFDMIFQILAPEITIVTPIRDQQLSRQEEIAYLQDHGIEMSWAKAKYSVNKGLWGTSIGGEETLNSKDPLPDSAYPSQLQKEGSEHVKLGFEKGQLVQVNDFAQSPEKNIAYLNDLAAAYAIGRDIHVGDTIVGIKGRVGFEAAAALVCIKAHHQLEKHCLTKWQLQHKEHLSSYYGMHLHEGHYLDPVMRDIEAFLQNSQEAVTGTVFVSLKPYHFSIQGIESLHDLMNPAFGSYGEMNLAWTADEAKGFIKIVANQNKIYQQVNSKS
- a CDS encoding GNAT family N-acetyltransferase — protein: MKVVIANMSHGKYADIICQTIDEAALVRGTGIAKRKPEYIMTKLENGNAVIALDGDKFAGFCYIEAWSHGNFVANSGLIVHPDYRGIGLSKRIKKVVFEHSRAKFPNAKVFSITTGLAVMKLNSQLGYKPVTFSELTTDQSFWNGCQTCKNYDVLQRTQQKMCLCTGMLYDPKAKNKEIRKIKESVFKRLKSIKQNLFLLKEKK